A region of Lycium barbarum isolate Lr01 chromosome 1, ASM1917538v2, whole genome shotgun sequence DNA encodes the following proteins:
- the LOC132604494 gene encoding uncharacterized protein LOC132604494 isoform X1: protein MAEEEERTNGCDESETSDYTSEDEGTEDYKRGGYHAVRIGDTFKHGRYVVQSKLGWGHFSTVWLAWDVLKSTYVALKVQKSAQHYTEAAMDEVTILKQVAEGDPDDKKCVVKLLDHFKHSGPHGQHVCMVFEYLGDNLLTLIKYSDYRGLPIHKVKEICFHVLVGLDYLHRQLSIIHTDLKPENVLLLSMIDPAKDPTKSGTPVILPSNKSKILSESRASKDVKSLNGDLTKNQKKKIRKKAKRVAQKCAGKEASVETEPDNKASGPEDSAHDDKPEANSVEGQTSSKASEDVSTKEGRQRNQRHKRGSRSAREKLLADVDVRCKLVDFGNACWTYKQFTSDIQTRQYRCPEVILGSKYSTSADLWSLACICFELTTGDVLFDPHSGDNYDRDEDHLALMMELLGMMPRKIALGGRHSREFFNRYGDLRHIRRLRFWTLGKVLMEKYDVCEQDANEMADFLIPILDFVPEKRPTAAQCLIHPWITGGPRHLAPSTNSLSEATENHVSKNNREKDEREAMEVRVGNIAIDGAPGLVKASQSSNLARKT, encoded by the exons ATGGCGGAAGAAGAGGAGAGAACGAACGGCTGCGATGAAAGTGAAACGAGTGACTATACATCCGAGGATGAAGGGACAGAGGATTACAAGCGTGGTGGATATCACGCTGTTCGAATCGGAGATACGTTTAAACACGGAAGATATGTAGTGCAGAGTAAGCTTGGTTGGGGTCATTTCTCAACTGTTTGGCTCGCTTGGGATGTCCTCAAATCT ACATATGTAGCTCTGAAAGTCCAAAAGAGTGCTCAGCATTATACTGAAGCGGCAATGGACGAGGTAACAATATTAAAGCAGGTTGCTGAGGGAGATCCAGATGATAAGAAGTGTGTTGTGAAGCTATTGGATCACTTTAAGCATTCTGGTCCTCATGGGCAGCATGTTTGTATGGTATTTGAATATTTGGGAGATAATCTTTTGACGCTTATCAAGTATTCAGACTATCGAGGGCTCCCTATTCACAAAGTTAAAGAAATCTGCTTTCATGTATTGGTGGGTTTGGATTATCTACATCGCCAACTTTCCATCATACACACAGACTTAAAGCCAGAAAATGTATTGCTTCTATCAATGATTGATCCTGCTAAAGATCCTACAAAGTCAGGTACTCCTGTCATTCTTCCTTCCAATAAAAGTAAGATTCTCTCTGAATCTAGGGCTTCGAAAGATGTGAAGAGTCTAAATGGTGACCTGACCAAGAACCAGAAAAAGAAAATTCGGAAAAAAGCTAAGCGGGTAGCTCAAAAGTGTGCGGGCAAGGAAGCTTCTGTGGAGACTGAACCAGATAATAAAGCTAGCGGTCCTGAAGACTCTGCTCATGATGACAAACCTGAGGCAAACTCAGTTGAGGGACAAACTAGTAGTAAAGCCAGTGAAGATGTCTCTACAAAGGAAGGGCGCCAGAGAAATCAGAGGCATAAACGAGGCAGCCGGTCCGCTAGGGAGAAGCTATTGGCTGATGTTGACGTTAGGTGCAAATTAGTTGACTTTGGTAATGCATGTTGGACGTATAAACAGTTCACAAGTGATATCCAGACAAGACAATATAGATGTCCAGAGGTTATCCTGGGATCTAAATATTCTACTTCAGCAGATCTTTGGTCCCTTGCTTGCATTTGCTTTGAGCTCACCACTGGTGATGTTCTTTTTGATCCTCACAGTGGTGACAATTATGATAGAGATGAG GATCACTTGGCCCTCATGATGGAGCTTCTTGGGATGATGCCACGCAAG ATTGCCTTAGGTGGACGTCATTCACGAGAATTTTTTAACCGATATGGAGATCTGAGGCACATCAGGCGCTTGCGGTTCTGGACTCTTGGTAAAGTGCTTATGGAAAAGTATGATGTCTGCGAACAAGATGCGAATGAGATGGCAGACTTCCTTATACCTATCCTTGACTTTGTGCCTGAGAAAAGACCGACAGCGGCTCAATGTCTTATTCATCCATGGATTACTGGAGGCCCTCGACATCTTGCTCCTTCAACTAATTCTCTATCCGAAGCAACTGAAAACCATGTTTCAAAGAACAACCGAGAGAAGGATGAAAGGGAGGCAATGGAAGTTAGAGTGGGTAATATTGCAATTGATGGGGCTCCTGGGCTAGTCAAAGCTTCTCAATCTTCAAATCTTGCTAGGAAGACATAG
- the LOC132604494 gene encoding uncharacterized protein LOC132604494 isoform X2 gives MDEVTILKQVAEGDPDDKKCVVKLLDHFKHSGPHGQHVCMVFEYLGDNLLTLIKYSDYRGLPIHKVKEICFHVLVGLDYLHRQLSIIHTDLKPENVLLLSMIDPAKDPTKSGTPVILPSNKSKILSESRASKDVKSLNGDLTKNQKKKIRKKAKRVAQKCAGKEASVETEPDNKASGPEDSAHDDKPEANSVEGQTSSKASEDVSTKEGRQRNQRHKRGSRSAREKLLADVDVRCKLVDFGNACWTYKQFTSDIQTRQYRCPEVILGSKYSTSADLWSLACICFELTTGDVLFDPHSGDNYDRDEDHLALMMELLGMMPRKIALGGRHSREFFNRYGDLRHIRRLRFWTLGKVLMEKYDVCEQDANEMADFLIPILDFVPEKRPTAAQCLIHPWITGGPRHLAPSTNSLSEATENHVSKNNREKDEREAMEVRVGNIAIDGAPGLVKASQSSNLARKT, from the exons ATGGACGAGGTAACAATATTAAAGCAGGTTGCTGAGGGAGATCCAGATGATAAGAAGTGTGTTGTGAAGCTATTGGATCACTTTAAGCATTCTGGTCCTCATGGGCAGCATGTTTGTATGGTATTTGAATATTTGGGAGATAATCTTTTGACGCTTATCAAGTATTCAGACTATCGAGGGCTCCCTATTCACAAAGTTAAAGAAATCTGCTTTCATGTATTGGTGGGTTTGGATTATCTACATCGCCAACTTTCCATCATACACACAGACTTAAAGCCAGAAAATGTATTGCTTCTATCAATGATTGATCCTGCTAAAGATCCTACAAAGTCAGGTACTCCTGTCATTCTTCCTTCCAATAAAAGTAAGATTCTCTCTGAATCTAGGGCTTCGAAAGATGTGAAGAGTCTAAATGGTGACCTGACCAAGAACCAGAAAAAGAAAATTCGGAAAAAAGCTAAGCGGGTAGCTCAAAAGTGTGCGGGCAAGGAAGCTTCTGTGGAGACTGAACCAGATAATAAAGCTAGCGGTCCTGAAGACTCTGCTCATGATGACAAACCTGAGGCAAACTCAGTTGAGGGACAAACTAGTAGTAAAGCCAGTGAAGATGTCTCTACAAAGGAAGGGCGCCAGAGAAATCAGAGGCATAAACGAGGCAGCCGGTCCGCTAGGGAGAAGCTATTGGCTGATGTTGACGTTAGGTGCAAATTAGTTGACTTTGGTAATGCATGTTGGACGTATAAACAGTTCACAAGTGATATCCAGACAAGACAATATAGATGTCCAGAGGTTATCCTGGGATCTAAATATTCTACTTCAGCAGATCTTTGGTCCCTTGCTTGCATTTGCTTTGAGCTCACCACTGGTGATGTTCTTTTTGATCCTCACAGTGGTGACAATTATGATAGAGATGAG GATCACTTGGCCCTCATGATGGAGCTTCTTGGGATGATGCCACGCAAG ATTGCCTTAGGTGGACGTCATTCACGAGAATTTTTTAACCGATATGGAGATCTGAGGCACATCAGGCGCTTGCGGTTCTGGACTCTTGGTAAAGTGCTTATGGAAAAGTATGATGTCTGCGAACAAGATGCGAATGAGATGGCAGACTTCCTTATACCTATCCTTGACTTTGTGCCTGAGAAAAGACCGACAGCGGCTCAATGTCTTATTCATCCATGGATTACTGGAGGCCCTCGACATCTTGCTCCTTCAACTAATTCTCTATCCGAAGCAACTGAAAACCATGTTTCAAAGAACAACCGAGAGAAGGATGAAAGGGAGGCAATGGAAGTTAGAGTGGGTAATATTGCAATTGATGGGGCTCCTGGGCTAGTCAAAGCTTCTCAATCTTCAAATCTTGCTAGGAAGACATAG